TTCCCCGTTCCGCAAGAAAATGCACACTTCATCTTCTGTGCCCCACAAAACATCCCATTCCAAGTCCCATCCGCCACCTGTCAACCCACCACCATATCTGCCTGCCCTTGCGGCTGGTATGGCACCCCTTGCCCACATACCGACCCTGGTTCTCGGTGTACAAAGTGATATCTTGTTCACCGTAGAGCAACAGCGCGAAGTCGCGGATGCGCTGCGCATGGGAGGCAACGAAAACGTGAGCTATTACGAACTGGGAGGTGTATGGGGTCATGATACATTCTTGTAAGTTCCTGTGACACTTGACCAAGATTTAAATCTAATCGTATATATAAGGATCGATACATTGAACGTGGGAGGCGCGATCCGTGGATTCTTGTCGTTATCATAAGCTCGCTCTCCAAGATTTCACCAGGTCACTGTGTTGTAATGTTTATGTATTTTTATGTATCATCTCCATCAGCCTTGTATCTACTTCTATTCAAACGGTAAGTCATAAACTATACAAAACATGGCATACAGTTCGTTATTATGGCGATCTAGTAATGTTCTTCTACAAATACAAATATCGCAATGTGCTGAAGACACCCCAAAACGGGCGTCAAGATAGTGGAGAGCCCGGCCCGTTGGTTCCAATTAAGGGATCATGCAATGATCATGCTCTGACCAGTGAGTCAGTGACATGCAGAGGCAAACCCAGCAATCGTTACTTGTCCTCGACTTATCACTATCCGAGGTTGCCAGAGACCGATCTCGACGATAATCCTATAATTCTTTCTGCTTGAGTGCATCTGCTTATCTTTGGCATCTCACGATGAACAGGCTTTTTGGAACATCGGCTAGTAAGAAACCCAAACCAACCCTACAAGATGCAATCAACTCGGTAGGCAATCGCAAAGGACTCTTCTGGTATGAATATACAAGAATGAACTTGTTATTTTATATAGACGGATGCGCGTATGTCTACGATTGAAGTGAAAATCCGCAAATTGGATGGTGAACTCGCGCGATACAAGGAGCAGATGTCAAAGCTGCGCAACGGTCCTGGAAAGGTCTGTGGAATCGTTATATGAATTTCGAGCCACATCTAGAGGCTTTACTTAGGATGCGATACAACAACGCGCTCTACGCACACTGAAGCAGAAGAGGATGTACGAAGCGCAGATCGCGCAGCTAACGCAACAGACATTCAATATGGAGAGCGCAGCACTCGCTACTGAAAATTTGCGCAATACCATGGCCACAGTTGACGCCATGCAAATTGCGAACAAGGAGATGCGCAAGCAATATGGAAAGATCGACGTCGACAAGATTGAGGTGCGTCACTTTTTTGGTTTGGCCGATTGCACGTTCGCAAGGAAGTGAATCTCGATTTTTTGGCGTCAGAATATGCACTACGATATGGAAGATCTGCTTGAACAGGCAAACGAGATTCAGGAGACGCTCGGTCGCTCATATGCTGTACCAGACGAAATTGACGAGGCCGATCTAGAAGCTGGTATGGTTCCTTTGCAACACTGTGATTGATAGTCCCACTCATAGGTGATTTTCCAGAGTTGGACGCTTTGGCgctggaagaggaagaagaaggtccTTCATACCTCGCTGACCTGAATAAGGTGCCAGATTTCATAGACGAACCCCCTGTGGAAGTAGGAGAGGTGGGTACTACTCATTTAATATGACCAGACTTTTTTCAACTCATTCTTTGCTCTGCTTCTAGACACCGAGACCGGAAGCCGTGAAACAGACTGGTTAAGCCGATACCACGGTTTTATATGTGTTTGTATTAATATGATGTTTCCTGGGCATTGGTATGTGTAGATATTAATTGAAATGGAGTGCTAGTCTTGGGCATGGAAGCGTTCTAAAGTATGTTCCAAGGGCGCGATTCAACCGTATCTTCTCGCCGATCCGTCATTACTGCCAAACCAGTCGTCATTTTTTCTGGTTTCCTCCACGGAAGCAATGTTCACGATCGTcgatttgctttgggtaTCTAGGGTTACAAGCCACTGAGATACCACCTCAATAGAGGTCGAAACATTTACTCACATGCTTCAAAAGCCTCTAGACCATTTTCCCTTCCAATTCCGCTTTCCTTCATTCCGCCCCTTTCATTGTTCGATTGCTCATTAGCTTATCAATATTTATCTACATTTTAGTGAAAAGCGTACCAAGGGGAACTAGGATCGTTTCGATGGTGTGTATTGACCCAGCACAGTCCAGATTCGATCGCAGCGGCCACGCGGTGCGCTCTTGAAATATCCAGAGTCCATATCCCTGCACCGAGCCCATACTTGCTAGCATTCGCCAATGCAATGCCATCGGCCTCGTTCTATCGATTTTTTTCATGTCACTACCGCAATATGCTACCATATGACAGCTTCTACTGACCTCGAATGTTTTGACAACGACCACAGGGCCGAAAACTTCCTCCTGCCATAACTCATCTTCAATGCTCACTCCGGTGATAACTGTCGGAGGATAGAAACTGCCCTTTGAGAAATCGAATCCGTCCAATGTTGATGCGTGGTTCCCTAACGGTTCTCCGCCTGTGAGGATCTTAGCATTTGCGGGTGCACGTTTGACCATGGCGTCAATTCGTTCCAGATGCTTGGTAGATATGACAGTACCCATGGTAGATGCAGGATTAGAAGCTAATATGTCATCGTTGAAACTTGGTTATCTATTAAATTATAACCGATGAAAACACGTACGATTACCCATGCCATTTCTGATGAAGTTGACTTTGGTAAGGAACTTATCCATGAATTCTTCGTAGATTGTGCTGTGGAGCAAAATTCTGGTACCAGACACACATGTCTGGCCAGACGCAACAAAAGATGCAAATGCCACTCCATTGACTGCACTAACCAAGTCCGCGTCTTCAAAGACAATTATTGGGGCCTAAATGCCCATTATTTAAATGGTTGCTGTGTGTTAGTTCGGGATGAATCAAGTAGCACAATTTACCTTTCCTCCTAGTTCTGCAGTATACCTAGAAAGATTTGCGCCTACTATGCTTCCCAATTGTCGACCCGTTGATGTGCCAGCCTAGAAGTTGGTAATGAGATTTGTTTGAATTGATGAGACGAAAGAAGCGCACAGTTATGTCCACTTTGCGTATCAGCGGATTGCGAACTATATCTTGTCCAGTTTGATGTCCACCAGGTAGTACAGAGAGTACACCAGGGGGTACTAGTAAAATATAGGTATTTCACGTCGAAAGAACAGGATCACAATCTTACCTCCAGCCTCTTGTGCCATTTCCACAAATTTGTAAACTGTAAGAGGGGCAAGCTAGGAATAGCAGTGAAGACTTGATAACAGGTAAAGGCAGGTAAATTAACTACCTCTGAAGGTTTTACGATAACACTATTGCCAGCTGCCAGAGCGGGGGCGATCTTTTTGATGGCAATCAATAATGGATGGTTAAATGGCTGCGGATGGAGGTGTATTCAATAGACGATAAACACAAAATTTAAAAGCGCCCACTGTAATCTGTGCAACGACGCCAAGCGGGACCCTTTCTACATAGTTGAGGAGCTTCCCTTGCGTAGGGGCCACGAAAGCTTGATGTGTCCGTAGCACAGCAGCAAAATAATCACTAATTTCCGATTGAGATTGGAAAATATCTAAGTAAAAACATTGAACTCACAGCCATTCAGGCAGTCGTCCAAGTTGTGCATTCATTTCACGAATTGTCCTGCCCGTTTGAGCTGTTTCCAAAAGAGCAAGTTCCGGGATCTTGGCCTCTAGAAGTCTCGCAAGTTTGGATAAAACCTTTGAACGTGACAAAGGTGATGCCTTGGACCAGACACCAGAGGTATAGGCTTTCTGGGCTGTATTTATGGTGTCTTCCACTAGTTTTGAAGACGAGGATACAACACTGATTTATTTGATATTATCAGAGGACATTCTGAGGCCGTCAAGAGGGTCGGCGCGTACTTTGCCAATCCTTCACCTGTAGCTGGGTTGATTACTGGTATCCTTCAAGAGTGGCACAATGTTATTGATAATTTGGTCGTAAAAGTACTTGGCTCACTCGTCTGCTGCATGATTGAGGTCGTATGGTTTGATCATAGTATTATTGTGAATAAAGCTCTTTGGGTTTAAAATACACATTAACTGGTTGTTGGATCGACGAAAGGAATTGTAAAATGAACACACTCTGGAGACTTTTGCAAACAATGACCTAACGGTCGCCGGTGGTTGAGAAAGCATTATCACTTCAGAGCTCACCTGAAGCTGCTGGGCCCAAGAACCTGAGCGGGTATTGCGGGCCGGGCGCAAAGACCTACTACGCTACTATGCgaccttcttcaacaacaatTTGGTATCCTCCTAGGACGAATATTGCATTCTTCCTCAGTCAGACTTGACTGATATATGGTTTGCCTGCAACGCAGTGTCTCGTTTGTAATAGTAGTATCCACCCAGCGTAGATTGGGAATGGCCAAATAAACCCAAAGAACGCGTCAGTCACGTGCTATTTTGGCTGTTGGTGGCCCATCGGTTCCGATGGCCCAAGGAAATATTATTAAGTTGGGTGCCAACGACCTCCGTCCACAGCCCTTCCTTCACTTCTCTataccaccatcaccacacTCTGCGATACAAATTCAGACAAAGATATCCGGTTAATGGCTCCCCGACGTTCCTCCAGGGCGCCTTCAGCGAAGCCTGCTTCAAAAGTTGCTTTGGAACCAACTGCGCCAAAATCCCAGGTCAATGGTGTTTCCAAGAAACGCGCAGCTTCCCCAGAGCGAATCGAAACTGCACCATTAAAGCGCTCTAAATCGGAAACCGAGAAATCGGAGAATGATCCTCCGGTAAAACCTGCTTCCACACGCAAACCGCGCTCAAAAACTTCTGTCGCAAAAGTCCCAGCAGAACCTGCCACCAAAAAGGCAGCAAAAACCAAACTTTCACCCGTCCGCGAAACACAGCCAACGCCGCATGTTCAAGTAAAGCCATATTTCAATCAGCTGCCTTCACCTCCTCAAAAGCAGCGACCTGGTTTAGTTCCCTTTGCCTGGGGTGCAGGCAATTTTGGGCAGTTTGGAATGGGTGCTGATGCACTCGGTGAGTTTGCCAAACCCAAGAAAAATGTTTGGGCAACGGAACAGATGGAAGATGGTGCGTTTGGCGATGACAACGCTGGGATCGAATCTGTCGTGGCCGGTGGTTTGCATACTATCTTCATCGACGAGAGGGGCACAGTGAGTATATTTTTTCTAAATTGCAATTCCATTCCTTACATTGTTACCCATAACTAGATTTGGACATGCGGCGTGAACGATGACGCCGCGCTTGGCCGAATCACCCAAGATGTCCCAGACCCAAAAAATCCCGGTTCTTTCTTAAGTGTTGACGATCTCACCGCCGTCCCTCATCCTTTGCAATCGCTGGTCGATGAGGGCTTCCGTGCCGTTACGGCTGCTTCTGGTGATAGTATTTGTGCCGCCGTCAGCGACAAAGGCGAATTAAGAGTGTGGGGCTCATTCCGAGTGAGCATTTTTAAGAGTTTCCATTATCCTACATACTGATTTTAACTATTATAGGTCAACGAAGGCTCTCTCGGTTTCTCCAACGGACTTAAGCATCAATTCAAACCTGTGCCCATTCTGGAACTCAGCCATAAACCAGGTGATGCTGAGAAGGTCTCCTCAATTGCCGCAGGGAATAACCACCTGCTTGTGCTAACGACGCACGGACATATCTATTCTTGGGGCGCTGGAGAGCAGTCTCAACTAGGAAGAAAGGTTTTGGAACGCCGTAAAATTCATGGTACAGTGCCGGAGAAGGTCACTCTTGGTACACGACTTCGGAAGGCCACTGTAGTCGGCGCAGGTGCCTTCCATTCGTTTGCTGTTGACGACAAAGGCGATGTCTGGGCCTGGGGACTGAACAGCATGGGCCAGACTGGAACGGGCTATGCTTCTTCAGAGGATTCTGTCGTACAGCTGCCCAAGAAAATTCAGAAACTGAGCAAAGAGACGCttggtgatgatgttgtGATTCAAATCGCCGGAGGTACACACCATACTCTATTCCTACTGCAATCAGGAAAGGTCTATGCATGTGGTCGTTCAAGCTCTGGTCAACTTGGACTTCCCGCTGATGACCCAGCGTTCAAAGATCAGGTTGACCCTGACTTCGTTTCGGAACCTGTGTTGGTTCCTTTCCCAGACTCTGACGATCCAGTTGTTCAGATATCATGCGGATCTCATAACAACTCGGCTGTGACAAGAGGAGGAGCACTTTACTCCTGGGGACAAGGGGTTCAAGGCGAATTAGGTCTaggggatgaggaagaagtaaAAACACCCCAGATTGTTGTGCGCAAAGACGGTGGCGCATGGTTTGCTGCAGCCGTGTCATGCGGTGGCCAACACTCAATAGGACTGTTCCGTAGCAAGAAATAAACTTGTTGGCCATTTTGTTTCGTTCTTGTTTACTTGTTTTCTTTTATCACATTTATGGATAGATTTATTTCCTATTGTCGAtttattcttttcttgtcGTCCATCCATGTTGTTTAATTTAATTACCCACACACGTTAACTTTTTATCGTCAGCCCTCTTAAATTCAGAATCATACAAACTCCAAGACTGCTTTAAACCACCACATTCTGCAGTAATGGTCTGCCAATTGATACTGTTTTGTTTCTGGAAGCCTGGCTATTCATTTCTCAATGTTAAAAGCTCACAATCATTTCCTTtaaagccaaagccaaagcaaAAGTCGGAGCAAAAGGCATGTTCCTTGAAGAttcaaagaaataaaatTCTGAACTCCTCGACCTGTATATACACAACGGTACGCAGACAATACTCCCTTGGTAACAGTCACTTCGATTACCTTCCAACACTTGTCGTCGGAAAAAAGATACACAGGCACAATCTCCAGCTTTCTTCTTAACAAAAGTCCTTGAGGCGATGGTGAAGTCGAACGTCGGATGAGTTTTCGTCGAATTCGAGCTGGTTTATGCATGTGAGATTTCTAACGGCTTTGCTCTTGGTCATTCCGCGAGGACAACAGCTTAACATTTTAACGTCCATCCGACTAGCTTCTGGAAAACAGACCAAGTCTTGTCATCTGATCTCCTGGGGTTATAATAAGGCCCGCTGGAGTGGAATTCTACGCAGTGGATTGCAGAAGATAAAACGAATATTTCAATTCAACGCAGATGGGGGGTCCGATACTGATGGGTTTTTGAAATACGATGATAAATGTCCCTAATCGAAGGAGATTCCAGATAAATACACAATGGACAGCTTACAAGTGTCCTGGTATAATAATACTGCAAATTAAATTTGCAACTGATAGATAATGTTGCAGAAAGGTATGTTCATGAGTATGTTACCGCAAGACGCCCGACAATGTAGTCTCCTGCATTGACAGGTGGGTATTTGGGCACATCTCCGCAGTTCGGCAGGCAAGCAACTTCAGCAGAGAAGTTTGGATTGCAGAAAAAGGCAATGGACTGGCGTTTGGGCGTCTCGCTTTCAATTTCGTTGATCTTCTGTGCAGCAGGTGCCACAACGCGATGCAACGTAGATCTGAGGACGTCATTACTCCAGCGCGCCAAAAGATCCCCAACATTTACCACGATTGTTCCAGGCTACGAGCAGCATTGAGAAGTGAATGACATCGAAAAAATAAGACCGAACTTACGACAGGTACGGCAGGATGAAATTGACCTGTCAGTGGGTTCTGCACCTCGAGTCCCCCGACTGAGTCTTGGAACAGTAAAGTCAATGTACCGTAGTCTGAGAAGACTAGTTTAGGCTGGGGGGAAATGGAGCAATAGGAAGTACCGACCACTGTGAGCACCAGCCCTTGCTTGTCCTTCCTctttcaaaaggtttgtcTTGATAGGGGGATACGACAACAACCTCAAATTATGGCATTTTTCGTCGATCTTATCATCGAAGAAATGCTCCTTCAGTCCCAGCCCAAGCGCAATCGAACGCATAATATGGACGTGTAACTCATGGCACGTCTTGCAACAGTAGTCGGGTTAATATCCGGAAGGCTCAAACATGCAATACGGACATACCTCATAGAAGTCTAGCATATGTTGCTTGAATCCAGGAGCCAAGTGTTCTGCCGGCCATTGATTCTTCCATTCTGAGTCCCAGTCTCTCCCAATCTCCATACTTTCTTTAAAATCCGGAGCTTTCTCCCGAAGAGCAGCTATTTCTTCACGGTTTGCAGACTGGGTGACACGTTCACGTCCGATCGCTACGTATCCACGATTGGAGCGAGGATCCTCCCATGAAAGATTTTTCTAAACATATCATTGAAAGAAGTTTATGTGTCCGAGCATTAATCAACGCACCTTGACATCGGATGGTAATTCAAAAAACTGAGCGCTCTTTGGTTGTTGGGAGAATATGAAATATGAGACAATGAACCAATGAAGACAAGATTGTTGTCACCTACTCTCCGGAATGTACTTTCAACCTCAGCTATGTTAATGAGCGCTTTTGAATGACATGGACGGTCTGAAAAATGTCGCGGCTTACATGGAGTTATACCATGGTTTGTAAGATACACAAACCCGCTTTCCTTGAAGGCAGATACAATCTCTTCCGCCGTTCCCTTCTTTTCCTGAGGCGAGGACGAATTTCGGATTTTCGCAAAGTCGATTATAGGTATCCGGAACTCAGGATTTAATCGTGGAGCACTGTAAGAAAACTGGCGCTTCGAGAGGGCAGTGCGCACAAGGACATTTAATCTGCAGGCAAGCATGATGGCAAAAAGACAAGGAAGCTCGAACTAACATGGTTATGCCGAAGGTACGCGGGCGATAAGACTAGAACCATGTGTAGTTCCTGATTAGGGTCTTCACTCTCTCAAGTTACACGTTCCCTGACATTTGAGCATGCTTTAGCCTGTCATCAGATCAAGGCCTTCGCCTCCACCTTTTTCACCATTTCTGACCCAGCGAACGTGAACAGCACAATGAAATTTACAGTGCGGTTTGCGCGCGACTTAAAAACGCCTGCACCGAATATTTAAACCCCTGAAAATCCGACCTCTAGCCCAATTTTATATTATGCATCCTAAACAATCATTGGCCAACTTGCAGAGGCACCCCCCGTTCTCACAATTTGTCCTTCACATAAACCTGACGCAATGTCCGATAGCTCTCCGCCCACTTATAACTTTCACGGTCCAAATACCAGTCACTCCAAAGACAACGGGTTGGTGATATTCCTCCGACCGCAGCTTAGAGCTCCTGTCTCATGTCGCACATTCCACGAACGAAAAGGTCAGGCAGTCGAACCTATCACGTTCCGAACTATGCCACAAGGTTTGTGGGTCCACTGTACCTGGAAGTTTGAGTCACAATGTTCTGGTAATAGCTACGCCAACGACAAGTCGAAGTTGATCTCCGTGAAGTTTGTAGAAGACAAAGAATTATCTCGAGCAGTTATCGTTGTGGTCTCcgtttttcttctctttgccGCAGTTACTCTGTGCATGACAACATCACGGTCTCCACAGGCGGCGATGTCCCATTCTAATCCATCAAGAAGTTCGGATTGGAAAATGATCCCTGAATTGAAATTGCCAACAGATGACGAAGATCGAGGTGGAAATAACAAACAGCAGACGGTTCATAAGGAGGAAAAATACAGCGACGAGAATATTTCTAGGAACAACGCACCTCGCAAACACGAGAGATCCGCGGACATACATTGGGGTGATCCTCAACCGGATGAAAGGTGCATGGGGTTCGGAGCAAGGGAATACACGGCCAACTTGGAAAATTTGCCTTTTTTTGCCAACTGGGAGGCAACCTGCATGGAGACGCCAATAAAAATACATGGTGTTTTAATTCCGCAGGCAGCTCGCTGCGAACGAAAGGTAAAGCATCTTTTTGGTTGCAAATACCAAACACAACACCATAATCAATCCGCAGTGGCCGTTGGGAAAGGTAACGGGACATTGGGTTGTCAATTTTCAAGAAGATCGATGTTTAGCTCGGTGGGGGAAGATTATAAACAAGGTCTGTAAGGTTTGAAGCTCTGGACATTTCCTGATTGTCTTCTTTCGGATTGTCCAGGGATGCACCAAGAAAGGATCTGGACTCCGAGTAAGTTGCTACTTATCCACGCCGCTTTAAGTGGCTAAAGTTTCTATTATTGAACAGCGATTTTCTTCACGACTTCACGATGTTGCAAAAGGCGAAGATTGGAAAGCGATTTGTAGCACGGCTCCTGTCGTAATAGATGGATCAGAAATATTAAAACCCACGTTCTGTGAGCATCTTGTAAGCGGCCCTTAATTCATCGAACGCGTGATAAAACTCAACTCACCTCCAGGGATTTTGGGGTGTTTATGGAATCTGGGACCTAGAAGATCAAGCGTGCTGAGAGTCAATACGAATGACTTCGATGTTATAACGAATAGCGCTACCGTTCACAATGTCCGCATTTATTTAATGATAATACAGTGCCATGATACAAATTATACAGCTACAGGAGAGTTATTTAGGTACACACATGAATACAGAAGTCAAGATTAACTGCTCCTGGGACTTAAGGCAGAGAAGGAGAGCGAAGTCGTCTGAATACAGACATCAGGGTTTTCCCGCCATCTGGACCCCATCTGCTCGGATACTTATTGAGAGAGTGTGATAGTAGATATGTTTGTTATTCTGTACTCACTCTCCAGCTGCAACCTCTTTGCAGCATTGTTCAAATTCCAGCGAAGCTGATACCTCGTCCCACCTTTCTACAACGAAATCCTGAAAATCAACTTGAATAAAACATTGTTCCATTGAAGTACCAGAGACGTACCTCTATTATGCTATGTAACTCATCCCAAAGGGATGTTGCAAGAAGGAGTGCGAAGCTAGATTCAGGAGATATAGTGGACATAATGTGCTCCAGTGCAAGAGTCGCCAGATTGGGCATTGAATACCGATGCGCAATTTGATAGATAGACAATGCTGATGCAGGTCTAGGTGCAGGAGTTGGATGCGGATGTGGGTCAGGACTGGTTGATATGACACCAGGCTTCCTGCTAGATCGAGGAGATGTTGAATACTGATTTGTTGATGAAAAATTACTTGAAGGAGAAATCGTCAATGGCTTTGACCCCGAAAGAGTAGATGAGCGTCCACTAGCATTTATACTGAGATGATTTGTCCCAGAAGTGGCCACAGGTTTCCTAGGTGTAGAAGTATTGAGAGGGCGTGAAGTATTGCTGGAGACCGGATTTGATTTAGTAGGATTTGTTCTGCTGGAATTCGCGGAAACCTGAGAAGATATCACGTTGGTGATAGAAACAGAGTTGGGATGGTATGTGTCCGACTTTCGACTTGTCGATCTGCTGATGGAAGAGCTGACTGGTAAACTGTCACCACTAGTTGAGCTTTTATTGTCGCTTGCACTATCAATGCTGGGTCGTGCTCTACGATGGAACCTTTTCCAATCCCATTCATCCTGAGTGCCACTTAACCACCTCGCACTCCAGCCTGCCCCAACTCCTTCCACTGCAATTCTGGGGTcatcattttctttgaagAGAAGCCAATTTGCATAGCAGTACTTAAGAAGCCAGTACATTGTCTCGAACTCCGCTTCTTCAACGACAATTGTGTAAACTTTCCTTTCGCCAGTTGTTCCTATTGAGTTTTCGGAGAATGATGACGACAGCATTGTAGCGAAGTATTCTGCACGACGTATCAAAATGTCTGAATGAGCATAGATAATGCGTTTTCTTGCAGCTGAATGGAATCCGAAAGGGGAACTAGAGCtcgatgttgttgatgttccAGATTGAGGAGAATTGAGACTAGGTGAATCCCCACTTCCCGTGTACTTCTCTAAACATATGAACCGAACATCTCCTGTATCTTTAGACTTGATCAATAAAATATATGATAATATATCAATAATGGCATTACTTGGGTTATCTAAAGACGCCTCCAGACCGTCTAACAGGTCGCGGGGTATGTAATAAATGGATGGTTGCTGAGGAATTGAGGGGCCAGAAGGAGAGTGTATTTGGACGACAATGACAAAGGAATCTGTTTCCCGGATCCGAGGATTCTGAAGTAATGAACTTAACGACGGCAATGGACATTCTGTAGCAAAGAAATAAGACTTAGATTTACAGTGTGACTGTTTGCACAGTTGACTCACCCCACACTTCGCTTTCTCTACGAAAAACCCAATCGTTTTGCCAAAACTCCCAAACCCATTCGGGGCGCGCACCTCGTTCTCCGACCCGATCCTCTTGACATTTGATAGCGGCCATCATGGAAGCATAGGTTTCATAGTCGCCTTGTGTCAAATCAAGCATTAGGGAAGTGATGTACATGCACAAAGTTGGAATGGAAGACGCAGAGCCTTCAG
The sequence above is a segment of the Psilocybe cubensis strain MGC-MH-2018 chromosome 4, whole genome shotgun sequence genome. Coding sequences within it:
- a CDS encoding Vacuolar protein sorting-associated protein 60.2, which gives rise to MNRLFGTSASKKPKPTLQDAINSTDARMSTIEVKIRKLDGELARYKEQMSKLRNGPGKDAIQQRALRTLKQKRMYEAQIAQLTQQTFNMESAALATENLRNTMATVDAMQIANKEMRKQYGKIDVDKIENMHYDMEDLLEQANEIQETLGRSYAVPDEIDEADLEAELDALALEEEEEGPSYLADLNKVPDFIDEPPVEVGETPRPEAVKQTG
- a CDS encoding NAD/NADP-dependent betaine aldehyde dehydrogenase, translating into MIKPYDLNHAADEIPVINPATGEGLANVVSSSSKLVEDTINTAQKAYTSGVWSKASPLSRSKVLSKLARLLEAKIPELALLETAQTGRTIREMNAQLGRLPEWLDYFAAVLRTHQAFVAPTQGKLLNYVERVPLGVVAQITPFNHPLLIAIKKIAPALAAGNSVIVKPSELAPLTVYKFVEMAQEAGVPPGVLSVLPGGHQTGQDIVRNPLIRKVDITAGTSTGRQLGSIVGANLSRYTAELGGKAPIIVFEDADLVSAVNGVAFASFVASGQTCVSGTRILLHSTIYEEFMDKFLTKVNFIRNGMGNPSNPASTMGTVISTKHLERIDAMVKRAPANAKILTGGEPLGNHASTLDGFDFSKGSFYPPTVITGVSIEDELWQEEVFGPVVVVKTFENEADGIALANASKYGLGAGIWTLDISRAHRVAAAIESGLCWVNTHHRNDPSSPWGGMKESGIGRENGLEAFEAYTQSKSTIVNIASVEETRKNDDWFGSNDGSARRYG
- a CDS encoding Protein pim1 translates to MAPRRSSRAPSAKPASKVALEPTAPKSQVNGVSKKRAASPERIETAPLKRSKSETEKSENDPPVKPASTRKPRSKTSVAKVPAEPATKKAAKTKLSPVRETQPTPHVQVKPYFNQLPSPPQKQRPGLVPFAWGAGNFGQFGMGADALGEFAKPKKNVWATEQMEDGAFGDDNAGIESVVAGGLHTIFIDERGTIWTCGVNDDAALGRITQDVPDPKNPGSFLSVDDLTAVPHPLQSLVDEGFRAVTAASGDSICAAVSDKGELRVWGSFRVNEGSLGFSNGLKHQFKPVPILELSHKPGDAEKVSSIAAGNNHLLVLTTHGHIYSWGAGEQSQLGRKVLERRKIHGTVPEKVTLGTRLRKATVVGAGAFHSFAVDDKGDVWAWGLNSMGQTGTGYASSEDSVVQLPKKIQKLSKETLGDDVVIQIAGGTHHTLFLLQSGKVYACGRSSSGQLGLPADDPAFKDQVDPDFVSEPVLVPFPDSDDPVVQISCGSHNNSAVTRGGALYSWGQGVQGELGLGDEEEVKTPQIVVRKDGGAWFAAAVSCGGQHSIGLFRSKK
- a CDS encoding 2-oxoglutarate-Fe(II) type oxidoreductase ppzD, with product MLACRLNVLVRTALSKRQFSYSAPRLNPEFRIPIIDFAKIRNSSSPQEKKGTAEEIVSAFKESGFVYLTNHGITPSEVESTFRRSAQFFELPSDVKKNLSWEDPRSNRGYVAIGRERVTQSANREEIAALREKAPDFKESMEIGRDWDSEWKNQWPAEHLAPGFKQHMLDFYETCHELHVHIMRSIALGLGLKEHFFDDKIDEKCHNLRLLSYPPIKTNLLKEEGQARAGAHSVFSDYGTLTLLFQDSVGGLEVQNPLTGQFHPAVPVPGTIVVNVGDLLARWSNDVLRSTLHRVVAPAAQKINEIESETPKRQSIAFFCNPNFSAEVACLPNCGDVPKYPPVNAGDYIVGRLAVTYS